Sequence from the Flavobacterium lindanitolerans genome:
CAGGCGTAACCGAAGACAAAAAAGAATTTTTGAAAGAGAAAAAGAAATTAAAGAACTAAAATCCAGTGCCCTTAGGGCCCAAATGAACCCTCATTTTGTCTTTAATATTTTGAATAATATGCAAAGCGTCCTGATTTTAAAGGGAGAAGCCGAAGCAAACAAATATTTTGGTGCTTTTTCTAAACTTTTCAGGCAAACACTCGACATTTCAAGGCAGGAACTCATCACGCTCAAAAGTGAAATTGAATACCTCAACAATTATTTACTACTCAACAATCTGCAGCTCAACGATGAGTTAGAGTATTCTGTAAATGTTCAAAACAGCGTTGGGGATACCAGTACTATTTTTCTACCAGGCATGCTAATCCAACCTTTTGTAGAAAATGCCATACTGCATGGGCTTTCCCCAAAACAGGACAAAAAGCTAACCATCGATTTTTCTATGGAAGAAGGCTATTTGGTGGTTATTGTTGAAGACAACGGAATTGGCAGAACTATGGCTACAGAAAATACCCTGCACAAAAAAGAGGCACACAAATCATGGGCTACCACAATAGTTAATGAGCGAATCAACATTATGAATTATCGTCATAATACTACTAAAGCTGTTATTCTTAAAATAGATGATTTAGAGAAAAACGGAAATCCTTGCGGTACCCGTGTAACCTTAAAATTACAACAGCCTATGGAGTGATTCTTAATTTTTGCTTAATTATTCAATTTTACTGAAAAATTTGCAAAATATTCTTAACTTTAATCTCCTCCAATTTTAAACATATGCAAGCCCATAAAGCCCTGATAATTGACGATGAAGTCAACAATATTGCCTTATTAAAACATTTCGTCACCAAATACTGTCCGAGTATAGAAGTCGTTGGCGAAGCCCTGACCATATCAGAAGGCATTTCCGAAATCAGGGAGAAAGAACCGGATATTCTTTTTTTGGATATAAAATTAAACGAAGGCAATTCCTTTGAAATCCTGGACCAACTGGATAATCTTAAAGCGCAGGTAATTTTCGTTACTTCTTATGACGAGTATGCCCTTAAAGCTTTTAAATATAATGCTGTGGATTATATTCTAAAACCCATCATTATAGAAGATGTGATTTTGGCCGTAAACAAAGCTGTAAAGAACATCGAGCAGCAAGACTTTTTTGATTTTGGAAAACTTACATCCTTGCCTAACGAAACCACATCTTTTTCTGAAAACAAAGAATATATAGCCATTCCTTCTCTGGATAAGGTTGATATGGTCAAAAGCAGCCAGATTACCTATATTGAGGCAGATAATAAATATACTGTTTTCCATACCATAGAGGGTAAAAAATATACCTCCAGCAAAAATCTTTTAAGTTTTGAGGAAACACTGGACAAGGCCCGCTTTTTCAGAATACACCATTCTTTCATACTCAATATTGAGCATCTTGTTACGATTATCAAAAAAGACGGAAGCTATTGCGAAATGTCGGATGGTACATTATTGCCTATTGCCAGACGTAAGCTGGAAGATTTCCATCGGTTTCTCAAAATCAAAAACTAGACTTTCTTTTCTTATTTTTCTTTGACGAGAGTTGATTTTAATTGATTATCGGAAACTCTACACCAATAAGATTCTTATTTAGGTAAGGTAGGTTTTATAACTTGTCCTGTTTTGCGGCTCTTTGCCAATGTATGAAATAATGGCTCGCAAAGGCGCAGAGCCGCAAAGTAATTAAGCCTTATCAAAGAAAAAATTATGAAAGTAACCCTTTCGGGTTTTCTTTCATTTTATATAGATTCTTTAAATCTTTCTAATCATTTTAATCTGTGGCTAAATTCACTATTCTTTGATTTGCTATAAACTACCCGATAGTAATCCATTTTTAAATAATCCGGAAAACCACTTATTCCCATATTCTTCCAGTTATTCGCAATAACAACCAGTTATTACTTTGCGATTGGCTTTATTCTTATTATCTGCAATCTTTGTATAGGCAAACTTCAAGAAATGAGATTTTGCCAAAGGCAATAGCATATTCTATGTTCGTAGCTATAGTGTCTCTCACCAACAACGTTCTTATAAAAGTTTAGTTTAGATAAAAATCGAAAAACTAGAGAGACACTATAACTATGCTGCCTAAAAATAAAAAGCAAGTATTTATTTGAGATAAAACAACATGCTATAAGAAAGCGGACTCCAAATTTTTCATAATGGATTATTTTGATAAAAACGCAACAATTAGGAATAAATAAAAAAAGCCGCTTTCTTTTTTATCAATCGACAATAAATACACAACTTATAAAATAAACAAGTGCCTCTTATAACATTCTCAATCCTCAGATATGTTACTATGAATTGTAGATTTGGGCTTCTAATTATTCATAATATCTAGTTAAAGAGGCACTTTGTATTAAACAGGAGGTTTCCTTACCACTTTCACAAAAAATCATCATAGTTGTGTGAAAAAATACATCGTTATACAAGCATGCATTCGGTGACCTCCTTTATAATCTTTCATCAAAAGCAAAAAACTTCACATTGATTGCATAACCGTATTTATGAAATAGGCATTAATGTAAAATTCTCCGGAATAAGTAATTTAAATGATTATTGAACCTTTACACTAGAATAGATTTCAATAGGTTTATACTTTTTGTTTTGCGGCAGTGCGCCTTTGCGAACGATTCTTTTTAACGCAAAGCCGCAGAGCCGCAAAGTTTATTAAGAGAGTAGATTGAAGAGCTAACTTTCATCTAAAATAGATTTCATAAATCGTGTAATTTTATTTTAATTCGTGATAATCTGTGACTAAAATTCATAACAGAAAGTGGACCGGTCAAATCAGATTTTATTATTATAATATTGCAAGCAGCAAAAACCAAGGACTTTCTTATTATGGTTACTTGCTATTGAAACGAACATTCAAAACCGTTTTTTTGAGAATAAATCAATCCAGATATACCCCATCATAAACCACAGACAAAACCTTAAATGTCGGGACATATACATAACCGAGATCATTCCAACGGGTAATATTAAGCCAGATGCCATGAGGACCGGCAGATAAATTAAAGACTCCGGAAATTTTAAACTGCAACGAGGATTGTAGATAATGTTGCTGTACAATCTGGAAGAAATTTGTGGCTACTCCGTCAATAATTATTTCACAACGGAAATAAGGACTTTTATAATAGCTAGGAAATAAAACATCGCCAGCCAATCCTACAGCAATATTTAAAATTACGGGGCTGGCAACAGGCATGGTAAACATTGTCTGGCTTTCGGGAATAAGTGTAGGATTGCTGTCAGACAGTGTAAATGCTGATATATTAGAGCTTTCTCTCGCCATTCCGTACGCATAGTCCAACGCCTTTTTAACAGTCACAGATTCTGTTTTTCCATCCATAATTGCTAATAATTCCCAGGTACTGCCCGTGACTGTACCCCTACTGACTAATTTTGCATAATAACCCGGCGGCACCGTTACTGAAGACATATTGGCTGTTCCATATATAGTTTCCTGTGCCGGAGCAATAACGGTTAGCATGTAATTGCTGGTATTCTTTATACTGTAAACACGTCCTTTTAAAGAACCCGAGCCGGCCGGAGGCAGATGGACCGTGCCGTCTGTACTCCCGTTATAGGCCGTATAATAATCTGTAAAGCCCAGGACAGCATTTGCGTTTATAATTTTATAATCGCCCGCAACAGAGCCGTTAACTGTCAAGCGGCTGCTGGGGTTTTTGGTGTTTATTCCGGTATTTATTGTCATGTTTTGGGCAAAACTTCCGGTTGCCGAAGCAAAGAAAAACAGTAGTATGAAATATTTCGTATAGTGTAACATCATAATT
This genomic interval carries:
- a CDS encoding LytR/AlgR family response regulator transcription factor, whose product is MQAHKALIIDDEVNNIALLKHFVTKYCPSIEVVGEALTISEGISEIREKEPDILFLDIKLNEGNSFEILDQLDNLKAQVIFVTSYDEYALKAFKYNAVDYILKPIIIEDVILAVNKAVKNIEQQDFFDFGKLTSLPNETTSFSENKEYIAIPSLDKVDMVKSSQITYIEADNKYTVFHTIEGKKYTSSKNLLSFEETLDKARFFRIHHSFILNIEHLVTIIKKDGSYCEMSDGTLLPIARRKLEDFHRFLKIKN